From Nitratidesulfovibrio vulgaris str. Hildenborough, a single genomic window includes:
- the def gene encoding peptide deformylase, with amino-acid sequence MIREVLKYPDERLAIECDDIDEITDDIRQLAADMVETMYREDGIGLAAPQVGANCRLIVVDVSGPEKRESLMTFINPRLEPLGDEKVESEEGCLSVPALRAKVERHERVRLTARDLDGNEVCMDADGLLAICLQHEIDHLGGTLFIDRISRLKRSLYDAKVKKWLKARRSR; translated from the coding sequence ATGATCAGGGAAGTCCTCAAATACCCCGATGAGCGCCTCGCCATCGAGTGCGACGACATCGACGAGATAACCGACGATATCCGCCAACTTGCGGCTGACATGGTCGAGACCATGTACCGCGAGGACGGCATCGGCCTCGCCGCACCGCAGGTGGGTGCCAATTGCCGCCTCATCGTGGTCGACGTCAGCGGCCCCGAGAAGCGCGAAAGCCTCATGACGTTCATCAACCCGCGTCTCGAACCTCTCGGTGACGAGAAGGTCGAATCCGAGGAAGGGTGCCTTTCCGTCCCCGCCCTGCGCGCCAAGGTCGAGCGGCATGAGCGTGTGCGACTCACGGCACGCGACCTTGACGGCAATGAAGTTTGCATGGATGCGGACGGCCTGCTGGCCATCTGCCTGCAACATGAGATCGACCACCTTGGCGGTACGCTCTTCATCGACCGCATAAGCCGCCTCAAGCGCTCACTCTATGACGCAAAGGTGAAGAAATGGCTGAAAGCGCGCCGCTCAAGATAG